In one window of Thiobacillus sp. DNA:
- the eboE gene encoding metabolite traffic protein EboE, protein MITYCTNIHPGEGWGDVFSALQRHIPAVKAAFSPDAAFPIGLRLAERAARELDAAANAEFTAWLARQDCFVPTLNGFPYGAFHGQRVKENVYLPDWRAPERAVYTRRLADLLAGWLPEGVEGSISSVPLGFKGAVGWADMPAFRARLESVLAHLADIHERRDRLIRLALEPEPGCLLETTEEACRFFAELDLPGTLRPYLGLCYDCCHQAVEFEDPRASLARLVDAGIHIAKFQVSSALRVDGEHRDRLRPFDEAVYLHQVVVRNRDGSLDRHADLGEALARRDPGEEWRCHFHVPIFLSGTADYGTTQDFLLGLLPLLPADALLEVETYTWDVLPPELRKQSVTDSIVRELDWLRASLDFPRTQGWTG, encoded by the coding sequence TTGATAACCTATTGCACCAACATCCACCCCGGCGAGGGCTGGGGGGATGTCTTCTCCGCCCTGCAGCGCCACATTCCCGCGGTGAAGGCGGCGTTCAGCCCGGATGCGGCCTTTCCCATCGGCCTGCGCCTGGCGGAGCGGGCGGCCCGGGAACTGGACGCGGCGGCGAACGCGGAGTTCACCGCCTGGCTCGCCCGGCAGGACTGCTTCGTGCCCACCCTGAATGGCTTTCCCTACGGTGCCTTCCACGGCCAGCGGGTCAAGGAGAACGTCTACCTGCCGGACTGGCGCGCCCCCGAGCGGGCCGTCTACACCCGGCGATTGGCAGACCTGCTGGCAGGCTGGCTGCCTGAGGGCGTCGAAGGGTCCATTTCCAGCGTGCCCCTGGGTTTCAAGGGCGCGGTGGGCTGGGCGGATATGCCTGCCTTCCGTGCCCGGCTCGAGTCGGTCCTGGCCCACCTGGCCGACATCCATGAGCGGCGGGACCGCCTCATCCGGCTGGCCCTGGAGCCCGAGCCGGGCTGTCTGCTGGAAACCACGGAGGAGGCGTGCCGCTTCTTCGCCGAACTGGACCTGCCGGGAACGCTGCGCCCCTACCTGGGCCTGTGCTACGACTGCTGCCACCAGGCGGTGGAATTCGAGGATCCCCGCGCGTCCCTGGCCCGCCTGGTGGACGCGGGCATTCACATCGCCAAGTTCCAGGTGTCATCGGCCCTGCGGGTGGACGGCGAGCACCGGGACCGGCTGCGTCCCTTCGACGAAGCCGTCTACCTGCACCAGGTGGTGGTCCGCAACCGGGACGGCAGCCTGGACCGCCATGCCGACCTGGGCGAGGCCCTGGCCCGCCGGGACCCGGGGGAGGAGTGGCGCTGCCATTTCCACGTGCCCATCTTCCTGTCCGGCACGGCAGATTACGGCACCACCCAGGATTTTCTCCTGGGCCTCCTCCCATTGCTGCCGGCCGATGCCCTGCTGGAGGTGGAGACCTATACCTGGGACGTGCTGCCGCCGGAACTGCGCAAGCAATCGGTGACGGATTCCATCGTGCGGGAACTGGATTGGCTGCGGGCGAGCCTGGACTTCCCCCGGACCCAGGGCTGGACTGGGTAG
- a CDS encoding alkaline phosphatase family protein produces the protein MHRTVVLNVVGLTRDLLERGHTPRLSALLSQGVPIRTVTPAVTCSVQATYLTGKLPSEHGIVGNGWYFRDLGEVLFWRQSNTLIQGEKVWHAARSRDPGCTVANTFWWYAMNTDADITLTPRPLYLADGRKLPDCYSQPPELRERYNRAFGRFPLFQFWGPATSIVSSEWIARSAMAVEDEFRPGLQLVYLPHLDYCLQKVGPDGDLAWDLAEIDALCGRLLDYFQERGCRVVVLSEYGITPVSRPVHPNRILRDAGLLALKVDEGREYLDPMASRAFAVADHQLCHVYVRDPRDIPRVQVLFAQVPGVEQVLDGEGKRALGLAHERAGEVVLVSAADAWFTYYWWLDDARAPDYARTVNIHAKPGYDPCELFLDPAIALPKLKIAGILLKKLLGFRYLMDVIPLDARLVKGSHGRVTDSPDAGPLFMTTAPHLLQGDSLAATGVRDLLLRHLFEQ, from the coding sequence ATGCATCGCACCGTAGTACTGAATGTAGTCGGCCTCACCCGGGACCTCCTGGAGCGGGGCCATACCCCCCGGCTCTCGGCCCTGCTGTCCCAGGGCGTGCCCATCCGCACCGTCACGCCGGCGGTGACCTGTTCCGTGCAGGCCACCTACCTCACGGGCAAGCTGCCCAGCGAGCATGGCATCGTCGGCAACGGATGGTATTTTCGCGACCTGGGGGAAGTCCTGTTCTGGCGCCAGTCCAACACCCTCATCCAGGGCGAAAAGGTCTGGCACGCCGCCCGCAGCCGGGACCCGGGCTGCACCGTGGCCAACACCTTCTGGTGGTATGCCATGAACACCGACGCCGATATCACCCTCACGCCCCGTCCCTTGTACCTGGCCGACGGCCGCAAGCTGCCCGACTGCTACAGCCAGCCGCCGGAGTTGAGGGAACGCTACAACCGGGCGTTCGGGCGCTTCCCCCTGTTCCAGTTCTGGGGGCCCGCCACCTCCATCGTCTCCAGCGAATGGATCGCCCGCTCCGCCATGGCCGTCGAGGACGAGTTCCGGCCCGGCCTGCAACTGGTGTACCTGCCCCACCTGGACTATTGCCTGCAGAAGGTGGGCCCGGACGGGGATCTCGCCTGGGATCTGGCCGAGATCGATGCCCTGTGCGGTCGTCTGCTGGATTACTTCCAGGAGCGGGGCTGTCGCGTCGTGGTGCTGTCCGAATACGGCATCACCCCCGTCAGCCGTCCCGTCCACCCCAACCGCATCCTGCGCGACGCCGGCCTGCTGGCACTGAAGGTGGACGAGGGCAGGGAATACCTGGACCCCATGGCCAGCCGGGCCTTCGCGGTCGCGGATCACCAGTTGTGCCACGTCTACGTGCGCGACCCCCGGGACATCCCCCGGGTCCAGGTCCTGTTCGCCCAGGTTCCGGGCGTGGAGCAGGTGCTGGACGGGGAGGGCAAGCGGGCCCTGGGACTGGCCCACGAGCGCGCCGGCGAAGTGGTGCTGGTGTCGGCAGCGGACGCCTGGTTCACCTATTACTGGTGGCTGGACGACGCCAGGGCGCCGGACTATGCCCGCACCGTGAACATCCACGCCAAGCCCGGCTACGACCCCTGCGAGCTGTTCCTGGACCCGGCCATCGCCCTGCCCAAGCTCAAGATCGCCGGCATCCTGCTGAAGAAGCTGCTGGGGTTCCGCTACCTGATGGACGTCATCCCCCTGGATGCCCGCCTGGTCAAGGGTTCCCACGGCCGTGTCACCGACAGCCCGGATGCCGGCCCGCTGTTCATGACCACGGCGCCCCACCTGCTGCAGGGCGATAGCCTGGCGGCCACCGGGGTGCGGGACCTGCTGCTGCGCCACCTCTTCG
- a CDS encoding VTT domain-containing protein has protein sequence MFLPLTRSLSPRGKLAVVLVVLAAAIILPFVVWGEQIERLAPSLLGSGDTALLVAAVGIALLTVDLALPIPSSVVSISLCLFLGPLLGGAAIVLGMMGGFASGYVLGRMLSRESLRQWVGPELWDDLGRKAARSAPVWIMVSRPVPVLAEATAVITGSLGVPFRTAMLAALLSSLAVAGCYATAVMIGYSEGGFGLAFLSSLVLAGLLWTLSRILRRRVHA, from the coding sequence GTGTTTCTGCCCCTGACCCGGAGCTTGTCGCCCCGGGGCAAGCTGGCAGTGGTCCTGGTGGTGCTGGCGGCGGCGATCATCCTCCCCTTCGTGGTCTGGGGGGAACAGATCGAACGGCTTGCGCCATCCCTGCTGGGCAGCGGGGACACGGCGCTGCTCGTGGCGGCGGTGGGCATCGCCCTCCTGACCGTTGACCTGGCCCTGCCCATCCCCAGCAGCGTCGTGAGCATTTCCTTGTGCCTTTTCCTTGGCCCGCTCCTGGGGGGGGCGGCCATCGTCCTGGGCATGATGGGAGGCTTCGCCAGTGGTTACGTGCTGGGCAGGATGTTGTCCAGGGAGTCCCTCCGGCAGTGGGTGGGGCCCGAATTGTGGGATGACCTTGGCCGCAAGGCGGCCCGGTCAGCCCCGGTCTGGATCATGGTCTCGCGACCCGTGCCCGTGCTGGCGGAAGCCACCGCGGTGATTACCGGCAGCCTGGGGGTGCCTTTCAGGACAGCCATGCTGGCCGCGCTGTTGTCCTCCCTGGCGGTTGCCGGTTGCTACGCCACCGCCGTCATGATCGGGTACTCCGAGGGTGGCTTCGGCCTGGCCTTCTTGTCCAGCCTGGTTCTTGCGGGACTCCTTTGGACGTTGTCGAGGATATTGCGCCGCCGCGTCCATGCGTAG
- a CDS encoding EboA domain-containing protein, translating into MRDAAVALLKEWIFRRLDGNTRDWLANQAVRVAAEQGNVALHVAFGLVPRRLGKGMLDLTPDEEQAADRCIEGWKPGTWSLVDAGRILLLAGLPEKDPDFAPRFRTLCQTADLAESISLYRGLPLYPVPESLEPQVGEGLRTNMRSVFDAIAHHNPYPMRHFDAHRWNHMVLKALFVGSPLAPIEGLDARANEELARIMRDFAHERWAAGRQVPHEIWRCVGPFATGEALDDLDRVLATGSPLERKAAAMALAASPDPGAKERLNRLPDLAQDIASGRLSWATLA; encoded by the coding sequence ATGCGTGATGCCGCAGTGGCTTTGCTGAAGGAGTGGATATTCCGCAGGCTAGACGGGAATACCCGGGACTGGCTTGCAAACCAGGCGGTCCGGGTGGCCGCGGAGCAAGGCAACGTGGCTTTGCACGTGGCCTTCGGCTTGGTGCCCAGGCGCCTTGGCAAAGGCATGCTGGACCTGACGCCGGATGAGGAACAGGCTGCCGACCGATGCATCGAAGGCTGGAAGCCGGGCACCTGGAGCCTGGTGGACGCGGGACGGATCCTGCTGCTGGCCGGCCTGCCGGAGAAAGACCCCGATTTCGCTCCCCGTTTCCGCACCCTGTGCCAGACGGCGGACCTGGCGGAGTCCATCTCACTGTACCGGGGCCTGCCCCTGTATCCAGTGCCAGAAAGCCTGGAACCCCAGGTAGGAGAGGGCCTGCGCACCAACATGCGCTCCGTGTTCGACGCCATCGCCCACCACAACCCCTATCCCATGCGGCATTTCGATGCCCACCGCTGGAACCACATGGTGCTGAAGGCGCTTTTCGTGGGTAGCCCCCTGGCTCCCATCGAGGGGCTCGACGCTCGCGCCAACGAGGAACTGGCCCGCATCATGCGGGATTTCGCTCATGAACGCTGGGCCGCCGGCCGCCAGGTGCCCCACGAGATCTGGCGCTGCGTGGGGCCCTTCGCCACCGGTGAGGCCCTGGACGACCTGGACCGGGTGCTGGCCACCGGTTCACCCCTGGAACGCAAGGCGGCCGCCATGGCCCTGGCCGCCAGTCCGGATCCGGGAGCGAAGGAGCGCTTGAACCGGCTCCCCGACCTGGCGCAGGATATTGCTTCTGGCAGGCTTTCCTGGGCCACATTGGCCTGA
- a CDS encoding terpene cyclase/mutase family protein codes for MNKLASLFLVASLGILPLASHAANNKVVTGSKPDISLRNEVEHAIGKGLTWLANKQQPGGYWAQTEHPALTAMILTAFQGDPSGFYKRKYEQNIKLGYDYLVSNVKPDGSIYVKDLPNYNTALSMLAFVVANNAAYEPILKNGRKFLISQQDDFGNKGMGDHPLDGGMGYSGSYQHSDINNTTTALEALYYTRYLKSDVANDPEAKDLNWKAVTQFISRTQNLQGTNDQPWASNDAQNKGGFIYFPENSMAGQDTLPDGKVVYRSYGSASYNGLLSLTYSQVDVKDPRVKGVLEWINRNFNLEENPGMGQAGLFFYYHTLAKGLSVAGIDKLPLKNGQSVKWRPALAKRLLDLQGSDGSWINHQNGRFWERDPHLATTHAVTALEIIYRGL; via the coding sequence ATGAACAAGCTGGCTTCTTTATTCCTTGTGGCAAGTCTGGGCATCCTGCCCTTGGCATCCCACGCCGCCAACAACAAGGTAGTCACCGGTTCCAAACCGGACATATCCCTGCGCAACGAGGTGGAGCACGCCATCGGCAAGGGCTTGACCTGGCTTGCCAACAAGCAGCAGCCGGGGGGGTACTGGGCCCAGACCGAGCACCCCGCCCTCACCGCCATGATCCTGACGGCGTTCCAGGGGGACCCATCCGGCTTCTACAAGCGCAAGTACGAGCAGAACATCAAGCTGGGCTACGACTACCTGGTGAGCAACGTGAAGCCGGACGGCAGCATCTACGTCAAGGACCTGCCGAACTACAACACCGCCCTGTCCATGCTGGCGTTTGTCGTTGCCAACAACGCCGCCTATGAGCCCATCCTGAAGAACGGGCGCAAGTTCCTCATCAGCCAGCAGGACGACTTCGGCAACAAGGGCATGGGCGACCATCCCCTGGACGGCGGCATGGGCTACAGCGGCAGCTACCAGCACTCGGACATCAACAACACCACCACCGCCCTGGAGGCGCTTTACTACACCCGATATCTCAAGAGCGACGTTGCCAATGATCCGGAAGCCAAGGATCTGAACTGGAAGGCCGTCACCCAGTTCATTTCCCGCACCCAGAACCTCCAGGGCACCAACGACCAGCCCTGGGCCAGCAACGACGCCCAGAACAAGGGCGGGTTCATCTATTTCCCCGAGAACAGCATGGCCGGCCAGGACACGCTGCCCGACGGCAAGGTGGTTTACCGTTCCTACGGCAGCGCCAGCTACAACGGCCTGCTGAGCCTCACTTATTCCCAGGTGGACGTGAAGGACCCCCGCGTGAAGGGGGTGCTGGAGTGGATCAACCGCAATTTCAACCTGGAAGAAAACCCCGGCATGGGCCAGGCGGGCCTGTTCTTCTACTACCACACCCTGGCCAAGGGACTGAGCGTCGCCGGCATCGACAAGCTCCCCCTCAAGAACGGTCAATCCGTCAAGTGGCGGCCGGCCCTGGCCAAGCGCCTGCTGGACCTGCAAGGCAGCGACGGATCCTGGATCAACCACCAGAACGGACGATTCTGGGAGCGGGATCCTCACCTGGCGACCACCCATGCCGTCACCGCCCTGGAGATCATCTATCGCGGCCTTTGA
- a CDS encoding 3-dehydroquinate synthase, translated as MTTIHQRFSVNFSYPVVFTDDVFSAHNTALVDVIRQGGRPHNKALVVIDSEVAALTPGLLERISRYGDAHKEVLEFVAPPFLVRGGEVCKHEPHEVGRIHALVERHKVCRHSYIIAIGGGAVLDAVGYAAATAHRGVRLIRMPTTVLAQNDAGIGVKNGVNAFGRKNFLGTFAPPFAVVNDSAFLETLPARDKRAGIAEAVKVALIRDRAFFDQMYRDREALSSFVHKPMRHMIQRCAELHLEHIGQGGDPFEFGSSRPLDFGHWLAHKLEELSRSEVKHGEAVAIGIALDSMYSHHLGLLGELDLRRIMTLLETLGFSLYHPALSWLEVERALDEFREHLGGDLSIPLLEGIGCKVEAHEIDVALMKRCIAQLADRPGPNQWSETLHEPPKSLRMTGEGA; from the coding sequence ATGACCACGATCCATCAACGCTTCAGCGTCAACTTTTCCTACCCCGTCGTCTTCACGGATGATGTCTTCTCTGCCCACAACACCGCCCTGGTGGACGTTATCCGCCAGGGCGGTCGGCCCCACAACAAGGCGCTGGTGGTCATCGACAGCGAGGTGGCCGCGCTTACGCCCGGGCTCCTGGAGCGGATCAGCCGCTACGGCGATGCCCACAAGGAAGTGCTGGAATTCGTGGCGCCCCCCTTTCTCGTCAGGGGCGGGGAGGTCTGCAAGCACGAACCCCACGAGGTGGGCCGCATCCATGCGCTGGTGGAACGCCACAAGGTCTGCCGGCATTCCTACATCATCGCCATTGGCGGCGGGGCGGTGCTGGATGCGGTGGGCTATGCCGCGGCCACGGCCCACCGGGGCGTACGCCTGATCCGGATGCCCACCACGGTGCTGGCCCAGAACGACGCCGGCATCGGCGTCAAGAACGGCGTCAACGCCTTCGGGCGCAAGAACTTCCTTGGCACCTTCGCGCCGCCTTTCGCCGTCGTCAATGATTCGGCCTTCCTGGAAACCTTGCCCGCCCGGGACAAGCGAGCTGGCATTGCCGAGGCAGTGAAAGTGGCCCTGATCCGTGACCGGGCGTTCTTCGATCAGATGTACCGGGACCGGGAGGCATTGTCCAGCTTCGTCCACAAGCCCATGCGGCACATGATCCAGCGTTGCGCCGAACTGCATCTGGAACACATCGGCCAGGGTGGCGACCCTTTCGAATTCGGCTCCTCCCGCCCCCTGGACTTCGGCCACTGGCTGGCACACAAGCTGGAGGAACTCTCCCGGAGCGAGGTCAAGCACGGCGAGGCCGTCGCCATTGGCATCGCCCTGGACTCCATGTATTCCCATCATCTCGGGTTGCTGGGGGAACTGGATCTCCGCCGCATCATGACCTTGCTGGAGACCCTGGGCTTCAGCCTCTACCACCCGGCCCTGTCCTGGCTCGAGGTGGAAAGGGCGCTGGACGAGTTCCGCGAACACCTGGGCGGTGACCTGTCCATCCCCCTCCTGGAGGGCATCGGCTGCAAGGTGGAAGCCCACGAGATCGATGTGGCGCTGATGAAGCGTTGCATCGCCCAACTGGCTGACCGCCCCGGTCCCAACCAATGGAGCGAGACCCTCCATGAGCCCCCCAAGAGCCTGAGAATGACGGGGGAGGGCGCTTGA
- a CDS encoding TatD family hydrolase: protein MKAIDPHIHMISRTTDDYMRMTISGIHTVAEPAFWAGYDRASAACFRDYFHQLTVVEPARAARFGVKHYCWLGLNSKESEDLKLADEVLAMIPEFIDRPNVLGFGEIGLNKNSKNEMAVLERQLAMAAERNDLVLIHTPHLEDKLKGTRMIMDMIRNESRLDPSRVLIDHAEEHTIGEIKDRGFWFGMTLYPNSKGSPERAIDAVEIYGTERLCINSSGDWSVSDPLSILKCANEMRRRGHPESAVNQVFYENPKGFMGQCPKFVAN from the coding sequence ATGAAGGCCATCGACCCCCACATCCACATGATTTCCCGCACCACGGACGACTACATGCGGATGACCATCAGCGGCATCCACACCGTGGCCGAACCCGCCTTCTGGGCCGGCTACGACCGCGCCTCCGCGGCCTGCTTCCGGGACTACTTCCACCAGCTCACCGTGGTGGAACCCGCCCGGGCCGCCCGCTTCGGCGTCAAGCACTACTGCTGGCTCGGCCTCAACTCCAAGGAGTCCGAGGACCTGAAGCTGGCCGACGAGGTGCTGGCCATGATCCCCGAGTTCATCGATCGGCCCAACGTGCTGGGCTTCGGCGAAATCGGCCTGAACAAGAACAGCAAGAACGAGATGGCGGTGCTGGAGCGTCAGCTGGCCATGGCTGCCGAGCGCAACGACCTGGTGCTGATCCATACCCCCCACCTGGAGGACAAGCTCAAGGGCACCCGCATGATCATGGACATGATCCGCAACGAGTCCCGCCTGGACCCTTCCAGGGTGCTCATCGACCATGCCGAGGAGCACACCATCGGCGAGATCAAGGACCGGGGCTTCTGGTTCGGCATGACCCTGTACCCCAACTCCAAGGGCAGCCCGGAGCGGGCCATCGACGCCGTGGAGATCTACGGCACCGAGCGCCTGTGCATCAACTCCTCCGGCGACTGGAGCGTCAGCGACCCCCTGTCGATTCTCAAATGCGCCAACGAGATGCGTCGCCGGGGCCACCCGGAGTCCGCCGTCAACCAGGTGTTCTACGAGAATCCCAAGGGCTTCATGGGCCAGTGCCCCAAGTTCGTGGCGAATTGA
- a CDS encoding TatD family hydrolase, with protein MFIDPHAHMISRTTDDYEAMAASGVVAVIEPAFWLGQPRTNVGSYLDYLSSIVGFERFRASQFGIRHYCTIGLNSKEANNEELAEGVMELIPRFALKEGVVAIGEIGYDEQTALEDKYFRLQLELAKELDLPVMIHTPHRDKKNGTSRSMDVCIEHGVDPGKVVVDHNNEETVREVLDRGFWAGFSIYPSTKMGNVRMVEILRKYGAERVIVDSACDWGISEVLAVAKTAQLAIQTGIPADQVRLACYQNALDVYGQSGQMKEEDWLNPQAIDQRALYEGNSILRGGREPVVGSTKDRRSMDDLIIE; from the coding sequence ATGTTCATCGACCCCCACGCCCACATGATTTCCCGCACAACGGACGATTACGAGGCCATGGCCGCGTCCGGGGTCGTGGCCGTCATAGAACCCGCCTTCTGGCTGGGCCAGCCCCGCACCAACGTGGGTTCCTACCTGGACTACCTTTCTTCCATCGTCGGCTTCGAGCGCTTCCGGGCCAGCCAGTTTGGCATCCGCCACTACTGCACCATCGGCCTCAACTCCAAGGAGGCCAACAACGAGGAACTGGCGGAGGGCGTGATGGAACTGATTCCGCGCTTCGCTTTGAAGGAAGGGGTGGTGGCCATCGGCGAGATCGGCTACGACGAGCAGACGGCCCTGGAGGACAAGTACTTCCGGCTCCAGCTGGAACTGGCCAAGGAACTGGACTTGCCGGTCATGATCCACACCCCCCACCGGGACAAGAAGAACGGCACCTCCCGCTCCATGGACGTCTGCATCGAGCACGGCGTGGACCCGGGCAAGGTGGTGGTGGACCACAACAACGAGGAGACCGTGCGGGAAGTCCTGGACCGGGGCTTCTGGGCGGGCTTCTCCATCTATCCCAGCACCAAGATGGGCAACGTGCGCATGGTGGAGATCCTGCGCAAGTACGGCGCGGAGCGTGTCATCGTCGATTCCGCCTGCGACTGGGGCATCTCCGAGGTCCTGGCGGTGGCCAAGACCGCCCAGCTGGCCATCCAGACCGGCATCCCCGCCGACCAGGTGCGGCTGGCCTGCTACCAGAACGCCCTGGACGTCTACGGGCAGAGCGGCCAGATGAAGGAGGAGGACTGGCTCAACCCCCAGGCCATCGACCAGCGTGCCCTTTACGAAGGCAATTCCATCCTGCGGGGCGGGCGCGAGCCGGTGGTGGGTTCGACCAAGGATCGCCGCAGCATGGATGACCTGATCATCGAGTGA